The Leptospira sp. WS60.C2 genome includes the window AAGTCCAACATATGCATTTGCATTGGTATCCGAAAGAGAAATGGATTTTTTAAAACTCTCTTCACTCTCTTTCAGCTTTCCATTTAACAGTTGCGCATTTCCAAGAAATGACCATACAGACGCATTTTGTGGCTGAAGTTCGGAGGCTTTCTTAAATTCAGCAGTAGCTTCTCCATAATTTTTTTTATTGAGTAAGTCATTTCCTCTTTGGATCAAAGATGCAATTTTTGTAGAAAGTTTTGCATCTTTTGATGACTTTAAATCTGGATTTAATTTTTCTGCTTTTGCAAAGTAACTTTCTGCTTCATCGTATCTTTTTAATTCCAAACAAACATCACCCAGTTGATTGAGTAATTCCACTTGGTATGGAAAATCTTTTTTCTCTTCGAGGGACTTTAAGGTAACCAAACTTTCTTGGTAACGACCCAAGTTTTTTAGTAAAAGCCCAGTTTTATAGGTATAAATTGATTCTTCTGGTTTTAATCTATTGAGTGTTTGATATGTTGTTAATGCTGATTCATTTTCACCTAACGTTGACTGGACGGTTCCAAGACCAATGAGAATCTTCTCATTCTGTGGATCCAGGTTGTAACCCTTTTCGTATGCATCTTTTGCATTCTCATATTCACCCAATTGGTATCTAGAGGCACCAAGAAGTGCATACCCTTCCACAAGCTCAAAGGACTGAAGGGAGGACTTAGCTTTTTCCAAAGCAACGTCCATATTCCCTTTTTGAAACTCATTACTTCCTTCTGCAACTAAGGCACGTGCCTCCTCGATTTTTTGTCGATCAGAGGCAGCTGATTTTTCTACGATGTTGTCTTTGACTGCGACTGTTTGAAAGTCACGAGAGCGACATCCGATTAAAGTGAATGATAATAATACGAATACAATACTGAATTGTTTCATTTTTGGAACCTTTGTTCAAACTTAACCATATCTGGATATTGGATTTTTAATCCTCGTAAAGGGACTCCCACCAAAGGTGCATTATGTGGAGTAAGAACACCTAAATTCCAAAAAGAATCAAAACTCCAAGGAAATTCCTCTACCATCTTATTACCCAAATACAAACGGATCATTTTTTTCTCTATGTCGGTTTCAAATTTAATACTCCGACCTTTGAGTTCATCTTCCTTGTTCCAACGATAAGAGGATCGAACTGCCGCTTCGGATTCATTCCCTGCAAACTTGACAACATGAAAGTCAGTTTGGTCAACATAAACAAGAATCGTATTCTGATTATGATCATGGATCGAAAGTCCCAATGCACCATTGTAATCTTTTTTCAGATCTAACACAAGTTCGGCTTCCAAATAATCAGGAATTAAATCTTCAGAAAAGACACCATACCAACCGTTAGGTAGGTCTTTGTTCTTCGTAAATGTCAATTTCCCCGGGAAAGTGGCAGAAAAATTTGGAGAAGGAGACGTTAAATTCCAAAATTCTTCAGATTCCCAACCAACTCCATCTTGTAAGGAAATTGGCAATGCAATGGAAGTGATTTGTTTTGGTCGAATTTTGATTCCAGCTTTTGCATATTCGAAATGAGAATCTGATGTAGTGCGGATCAATTGGACCGGATAACTTCCGTAAGGAACTCCCGATTCTGCATATTGCGTTTTCCCCTTTTTTTGTCCATCGATCACAACATCGAGTCCAGGAGGAAAACTCGAAACAACAACCGTTCCTTGCGAAATGTCATCATTCCATTCTTGAAAGACTCTGGTAGTCTTACCGGCACGGACTAAAATATTTCGTCTGACTTGGTCTTTTCCTGGTTTTGCAAACGATAATGTGTGTTTGCCATTTAATACTGAGTAATTGAGAAGTGGTGCTTTTCCGACTTCTATCCCATCCAAGTAAACTGTGGTTCCAGGAGAGGTAGAGAAAACAGAAACCTTACCTTGAAGAGAGGCGGAAAAATATGATCTTAAATCATCGTTAGATGGTGATGAAACTTCAACATAATAAGCAGGAACAAATTCAGTCAGAGGGAGTAAATGTTTTCTGCCGTGATAGACATCAAAGGATTTTACAGATTTCGTTTTAGGTTCTTTTTCTTCTTGGTAGACAAAAACCGACTTACCAAAGTTTTGTGACAAAACAGGATCCTTGTATTGAACTTCTGCCGTCAATCGCTCTCCGACTTTCACCAATGTAAGTTCCAATACGATGTCAATATCGTTTGTTTGTAAAAATTTAGGGTCAAGAGTCGAAGATGGTGATTTCTGGTAAACACCTAACTTGGAATGAGGAAAAAGGATTTTTTCTTCTAAAAGAGATAAGTCAGAAAGAGAAAACTCCTCTGGGATTTGTTTCCAGAGGAGGGTGAAACTCGGAGTGGGTTTATTTACCAGTCGTTCTCTGTAATCTCTACCCGAAGGAAGGGGTTCAGACTCTCCTATGTCAGGAGCGACAAACTTAGGTTTTGTAAAACTTCGATTAAGTGTTTCGATCTTTGTGACCGAGGAACAATAACCGACTAAAAAACAAAGGACCGGTAAATAAACATATCTCATTTCGTCTTATCAAAACTCTCTTTTGGAGCTAATTTTAGTGAATCTTTTTGTACGTCTTTCTTAATGTATTTGGAATCTTCGATTGATTTTGCAGTTGTGATCACTTCATCTGACTTTGATTTGGTGATTTCACGTGTTTTTGCTGCTTTCTCTAATTCCTCTACGGATGAACCAAGGTTCATTTTTTGAAGTTCTTCATTATTTGATTTTAGTTCATTTGCAAGAGACTCAAACTGCAACATTTTTGTGTTTTCGAACACCAACATTTCTTTCATTTCACCTAAGGACTGTTTGTCCATTGGTTTAATCATTTTGTCAGAAAGCTTTGTATCAGAGGACACTTCCGCTGATTTTTGTTTGTCCACTACGATTTCGTTCTCAGAGTTTGCTTTACGAATGGCAACTGCTCCATCAAGAACCGTATACTTCACCACACAATTCGAAGATCCGCATGCTACGTTTCCACCTTTCGCAGAAGGATTTTCCACATTGGTTAAGAAGATCGTTCCCCGAACACCCGCAATGGAAGTAGGAGTGACAACGCTGAAAGACTCTGTTTTTCTTTCTTTACGAAGAACTGTAACAAGTTTTCCATATTGCATGTTGACTTCAGTTTCGCGTGAACCGTCGTTAGCCGTAAATGCTTGACTTACGCTAAGGGAAGTGTTTTTGTTTAGTTTGAGAACACCATCTTCACCAACCAAAAGTTCAACGGCACCATTTTGACCAGTCACAATTGTGTCCTGCGCAGTGAGAGTATCACCTAAACTTGGTTTGATTTGGTTATTTTCTCTCAAAACGACCACATCACCTTTTACAAAGGCAATGACCACATTGCTAGCAGATTGACTTTTTTCTGTAACGGCGGTTACATTCTCTTTTGAGTCTTTTTGGCAAGCTACGGCAAACATAGCTAAAAATGCCACAAACCCCAAAACCGACAATTTTTGAATCATTGTACGTTTCATATTCCTTCCTCCGGAAATAACTTTCTTAAAGTAGATAACAACTGAAGCCTTGGCAAGTCTTTTCCCTAATATCTTTTTGTGACCGCTTTTGACCAATGGTCCCGACGAGTGACCCGGTAAGGATTCTCCAAACTCTCAATCATGGATTCTAGGCTCTTTTTTCGAGTTTCGTCCATGGATTCATGCATGAACTTTCGCATGGCACACTCAGAACCCAGTTCACAACAATAAATTTCCTGGCACAATTCTTTTACTTTGCGTAACTCGGGAAAACTTTCCCAAAGTTGAGTTGGCGTCAGGTGGAGAATACCCCATTCTTTGACTCCGGGAGAATCAATGAGGACCGTATTTCCCTCTAAAAAAAGAGCAAATGAATTGGTGGTTGTGTGTTTTCCTTTCTTTGTTGATCCGCTGACCAGATTGGTTCTTTGGATCGTTTTTTGATGCAGGTGGTTCATGAGAGTGGACTTACCTACACCAGAGTTGCCACAAAGAAACGTTCGTTTGCCCTTGATTTTTTCCCAAAGAGGTTGAATGGACTCTTCTGAAAGAAGAGAGACACTCATGACATCATAACCTAACTCTTTATAATAGGTTTCCCGATCTTCGATCTCCTCTTCTGATACCAAATCTTTTTTGGTAAAGATAATAAGAGGAGGAATATTGGTGTGGTAAGAAGCAGCAAGAAGTCGGTCGATAAAGCCAGGTTTTGTTTCTGGATCTTTACAAGAAGCAAGGATGGCTACCTGATCTAAATTCGCACATAACACATGACTGTCGCCTTTGTCACTTTTTCGAGTCAGGTAATTTTTACGCTCTAAACGCTCAGAAATGACCCACTCTTCTCCAGAAGACTTTTCAGCAAACACGAGATCACCCACGACAAAGGGATGACGTTCATTGGTATTTTTCAGGCGCAGTTTTCCTTTGAGTACGGCGAGGGCATAAGAAGTGGACTCCGAATAAATTTCGTAATAAGCCCCAAAGATACGAGCGATTGTAAATAGTTCTTTACCCAAGTTGATTCTGCACCAAAATTATCTAGTTCTTACATTGTATACAATTGACATGCAAATACAAGTTTTCTTTCGTTCTTTCATCATTCTTCTGTCCGCTTTCGGTTGGTTTGCTGTTGGTTACGGGCTTGGTTTATTACAAGCTGCTACCTTTTTAACCATTGGATTTTTCCTAATGGGTTTCCTCACTTTATCATTATTTCTATTCCCCTCGCCTAAAAAAGAAACTCTGAGAGAAGACAAACCCAGAAAGCGAGACGAACTCGTTCAAAATCTTTTTGCTCTAGAAAAATTCAAAGAAGAACTCATCTCATTCAATGACCCTGACCAAATCAGCGATACCATTAGTCAATTTTTGGCTTCTAAAATTCCTGCGGAATTTGTTCAAGTATATACTTGGGACGAGACAGAAGGACAATTTCGTCCGAGGCCTTTTTTACAATCCAATCCAGTCAAAAAACAAGACTTACCTTCCATTCCCGTTTTTAATCCATTTTTATTATGGTTATCCGAAAGAGAAGGAATCCACATAAAAGAAAATTTCATCCAATATGTTTCTCCTAATCATGAGAAAATTGCAAACGAGGCCTTACGTTTTTTTTCCGAAACAAAATCGGAGTTAGTTGCGACTCTTTCCATTAAATCAAGTCTGGTTGGTTTTATTTTACTTGGGAAACACAAAGAAGGTAAAATTTATGATTTAGAAGAGATCGAAATCATTCTTGAAATTTTGTCCGTATCTCTCATGTCACTTTCCAATTCAATGATTTACCAACAGTTGTTAAACCTAACAGAAACTCTTGAAGCAAAAGTAAGAGAACGAACGAAAGAATTGGAAGAAACACAAGCACATCTTGTCCAATCAGAAAAAATGGCTTCTCTTGGGGTCATGGTTGCAGGAATTGCACACGAAATCAATACTCCTGCCGCCGTTATCAATGGAGCCGCAGACAATTTAGATGCAAACCTTGTGTTTGTCTTATCTCACTTAGGCGACATCACGCATCTCATACAAAATCCAGATTTTCGTTCCTTATACTTAGATATTTTGTTTAGTTTTGTCAAAGAAGACCCAAACACAAAAATTGAT containing:
- a CDS encoding PEGA domain-containing protein — encoded protein: MRYVYLPVLCFLVGYCSSVTKIETLNRSFTKPKFVAPDIGESEPLPSGRDYRERLVNKPTPSFTLLWKQIPEEFSLSDLSLLEEKILFPHSKLGVYQKSPSSTLDPKFLQTNDIDIVLELTLVKVGERLTAEVQYKDPVLSQNFGKSVFVYQEEKEPKTKSVKSFDVYHGRKHLLPLTEFVPAYYVEVSSPSNDDLRSYFSASLQGKVSVFSTSPGTTVYLDGIEVGKAPLLNYSVLNGKHTLSFAKPGKDQVRRNILVRAGKTTRVFQEWNDDISQGTVVVSSFPPGLDVVIDGQKKGKTQYAESGVPYGSYPVQLIRTTSDSHFEYAKAGIKIRPKQITSIALPISLQDGVGWESEEFWNLTSPSPNFSATFPGKLTFTKNKDLPNGWYGVFSEDLIPDYLEAELVLDLKKDYNGALGLSIHDHNQNTILVYVDQTDFHVVKFAGNESEAAVRSSYRWNKEDELKGRSIKFETDIEKKMIRLYLGNKMVEEFPWSFDSFWNLGVLTPHNAPLVGVPLRGLKIQYPDMVKFEQRFQK
- a CDS encoding FecR domain-containing protein; amino-acid sequence: MKRTMIQKLSVLGFVAFLAMFAVACQKDSKENVTAVTEKSQSASNVVIAFVKGDVVVLRENNQIKPSLGDTLTAQDTIVTGQNGAVELLVGEDGVLKLNKNTSLSVSQAFTANDGSRETEVNMQYGKLVTVLRKERKTESFSVVTPTSIAGVRGTIFLTNVENPSAKGGNVACGSSNCVVKYTVLDGAVAIRKANSENEIVVDKQKSAEVSSDTKLSDKMIKPMDKQSLGEMKEMLVFENTKMLQFESLANELKSNNEELQKMNLGSSVEELEKAAKTREITKSKSDEVITTAKSIEDSKYIKKDVQKDSLKLAPKESFDKTK
- a CDS encoding sensor histidine kinase, which encodes MQIQVFFRSFIILLSAFGWFAVGYGLGLLQAATFLTIGFFLMGFLTLSLFLFPSPKKETLREDKPRKRDELVQNLFALEKFKEELISFNDPDQISDTISQFLASKIPAEFVQVYTWDETEGQFRPRPFLQSNPVKKQDLPSIPVFNPFLLWLSEREGIHIKENFIQYVSPNHEKIANEALRFFSETKSELVATLSIKSSLVGFILLGKHKEGKIYDLEEIEIILEILSVSLMSLSNSMIYQQLLNLTETLEAKVRERTKELEETQAHLVQSEKMASLGVMVAGIAHEINTPAAVINGAADNLDANLVFVLSHLGDITHLIQNPDFRSLYLDILFSFVKEDPNTKIDPKDKFKLKRETKLKFIQDGMPENDATDLATFLIDHHLMHMQEELLRIWKSGGKETFEMLKNTLSLQRNIKNIKYAIRNIVRIVKALKYYSHLGQNSYEVSDLHEGLENTLVIMQNQIKHGVEIERNYGTIPPVRCNLDELNQVWTNLITNAIHAMKKTKHPKLIISSKRIGEEFVMISFEDNGSGIPNEIKDKIWDPFFTTKDQGEGTGLGLGIVKGIIEKHKGRIEVESSPGRTRFMVYLPLVGPGDVPNLPKEIFREVRG
- the rsgA gene encoding ribosome small subunit-dependent GTPase A — protein: MGKELFTIARIFGAYYEIYSESTSYALAVLKGKLRLKNTNERHPFVVGDLVFAEKSSGEEWVISERLERKNYLTRKSDKGDSHVLCANLDQVAILASCKDPETKPGFIDRLLAASYHTNIPPLIIFTKKDLVSEEEIEDRETYYKELGYDVMSVSLLSEESIQPLWEKIKGKRTFLCGNSGVGKSTLMNHLHQKTIQRTNLVSGSTKKGKHTTTNSFALFLEGNTVLIDSPGVKEWGILHLTPTQLWESFPELRKVKELCQEIYCCELGSECAMRKFMHESMDETRKKSLESMIESLENPYRVTRRDHWSKAVTKRY